The segment CAGAGTTGTCACACAGGCTTTCAGTATTGCTTGCTGAACGTGAAGATATTAGAAATAACTTCACGGTGCCTGAATATATTCAAAATGCTATTCGATGGGTGGTCAAGGGTGAGTAACGCATTCGAATCATTGTCGGACATCCAGAAGACCATTGTCTTTGATAAGAAAGGCAAGTTTGTTGTGCGGGCTTGTCCCGGTAGTGGTAAGACATATTCCGTAGCGGCACGACTTGCACGTTTAATTGGAGAATGGGACAAAAAACAACAGGGCATTGCAGCTATTTCTTTTACGAATGCTGCTTGGCAGGAAATAAGACACCAACTTGAAACACACTTTGGAATTGCTACAAGTATTAGCTATCCTCACTTCTTAGGCACTATAGATAGCTTTATCAATCAGAACATATTTCTACCATTTGGGCATCTTGCCCTGGGGTGCAAAAAAAGACCTGAATTAGTTGGAGAGCCTTACGGTCCTTGGTATGGAAAAAAATATTCTGATAAATTGTTTGATAATATTACATTTAATATAAACGATAACCTTGTAGCCCTTAATAAACTGCGCATGCCGAAAAACTGGGTATCAAATCAGTATATATGTAAAGCAAAGGAAGGATTTCTTAAGGCTGGTTTTGCTATTCAGCATGATGCCGACTATTATGCGATGAAACTCCTTGAGAAGTATCCTCAAGTTGCCGCTGCTTTAGCTTATAGATATCCGACACTGATAATTGATGAAGCACAAGATACATCTGATATTCAGATGCGGATTATAGACATCTTAATATCTCATGGTCTAAGGGAACTTATGTTAGTTGGAGATCCCGACCAAGCAATTTTTGAATGGAATGACGCAAAACCACAACTGTTTCTCCAAAAATATAATGAATGGCGGGAAGAGTCTATTAAATTAAATGAAAACCGACGCAGTTCACAGAAAATTTGTGACTGCACATTCAAATTGTCATCACTGCATGAGACCTCTATGGCAGTGACGGAAGAAGTTAAGGACTGCACTTTCTCCCCCATCGTTATAACCTATGATTCAGGTAATATTAATACAACTATTGAATACTTTATCTCACTATGTCATGAGAATGGAATCGTAGTTAATAGAGAAAATGTGGCAGTTATTTATAGAAGTAAAGAAATTTTCAATCTAATTACAGGCATC is part of the Candidatus Schekmanbacteria bacterium genome and harbors:
- a CDS encoding ATP-dependent helicase, with amino-acid sequence MSNAFESLSDIQKTIVFDKKGKFVVRACPGSGKTYSVAARLARLIGEWDKKQQGIAAISFTNAAWQEIRHQLETHFGIATSISYPHFLGTIDSFINQNIFLPFGHLALGCKKRPELVGEPYGPWYGKKYSDKLFDNITFNINDNLVALNKLRMPKNWVSNQYICKAKEGFLKAGFAIQHDADYYAMKLLEKYPQVAAALAYRYPTLIIDEAQDTSDIQMRIIDILISHGLRELMLVGDPDQAIFEWNDAKPQLFLQKYNEWREESIKLNENRRSSQKICDCTFKLSSLHETSMAVTEEVKDCTFSPIVITYDSGNINTTIEYFISLCHENGIVVNRENVAVIYRSKEIFNLITGIVPINQEPWRDGDYHTKDFAKGKYLFDAREIKKGLLLIEKAYIKMMTGNTTCNPLEIEKRINDVGFTTHRKEIHKVLYILPETTCSIGEWVDRTNEGFALSNMKSSLSINDSMRDVMRDVTFKQIFRNENEALQCRDYRLGTVHSVKGETFEAVLLFLKQKGIGKYYKTLIREGASISDNEELRIVYVGLTRPRKLLVLAVPDNENKQVWESKLLS